From the genome of Carnobacterium viridans:
TATGGCACGCAAAGTATGTTTAAGTACCGTAAGCTACATTTGAATACATCCATATGGTACGTAAAGTATCCTTATGCTTACCATAAGATTCATTTGATTTAAGCAGTTTATAAAATAATAATTCAGTAGAACAAACAAAAGTGAACTAAGACTAAAATTAATTTAAAAAGGAATAGGGTATAAAATACAATACTAAATATGCTATAATAATTGAGTTAATGAGACAGACTGCCAGGATAAGGTATTCGTATTACCTAAGAATGTAATCAAAGATTGAATTAGACTAAATAAAAAGACTTAAATGAGGGATAATGAATGGAAAGCTATTTGAAAGATGAAGTAGAGTCACGAAAAACATTTGCAATTATTTCCCATCCGGATGCAGGTAAAACGACCATCACAGAACAATTATTGTTATTTGGTGGAGCAATTCGTCAAGCTGGTACGGTCAAAGGGAAAAAATCTGGGAAATTTGCTAAATCAGATTGGATGGAAATAGAAAAGCAACGTGGGATTTCTGTAACCAGCTCTGTGATGCAGTTTGATTATAAAGACAAAAGAATCAATATTTTAGATACACCAGGACACGAGGACTTTTCTGAAGATACGTATCGTACATTGATGGCCGTTGATAGTGCAGTGATGGTTATTGACAGTGCAAAAGGTATTGAGCCTCAAACAAAAAAACTATTTAAAGTTTGTCGTATGCGTGGCATTCCAATTTTCACATTCATCAATAAATTGGACCGTGATGGAAGAGAACCACTTGATTTATTAGAAGAATTGGAAGAAGTATTGGAGATTGATTCTTATCCAATGAATTGGCCTATCGGTATGGGAAAAGGTCTTTTAGGTCTTTATGATAACTATAACAAGACAATTGAAGTGCATCGTCCTGAAATTAATGGTTTAAATGGACAAAAAGTCATCAAATTGAATAAAGATGGAGAAATCGAAGGTGATCATCCACTTAAAGATTCTAGTTTATATACTCAAGCTTTAGAGGACATTGAATTGTTGAATGAAGCAGGTAATGAATTTTCCGAAGAAAAAATTGCTGCTGGAAAATTAACACCTGTATTCTTTGGATCAGCATTGACCAATTTTGGAGTAGAAACATTCTTAAATACGTTTATTAATTTTGCGCCAAGTCCAACAGCTCATACTGCAACGGATGGTGAAAAAATTGAACCGACGACAAATGAATTTTCTGGTTTTATATTTAAAATCCAAGCTAATATGAATCCTGCCCATCGAGATCGAATTGCTTTTGTGCGTATTTGTTCAGGGATTTTTGATCGTGGAATTGATGTTACTTTAGCGAGAACAAATAAAAAAATGAAACTATCAAATTCAACCCAGTTTATGGCCGAAACACGTGAAGTTGTGCAACACGCTGTAGCAGGGGATATTATTGGACTTTATGATACTGGGAATTTCCAAATAGGGGATACGATTTTTGAAGGTAAATTAAATGTAGAATATGAAAAACTTCCTCAATTTACTCCAGAAATGTTCATGAAAGTTCAAGCTAAAAATGTTATGAAACAAAAATCATTCCATAAAGGTGTACAACAATTGGTTCAAGAAGGAGCTATTCAATTGTACAAAACATTCCATACGGAAGATTATATTGTTGGAGCAGTTGGACAATTGCAATTTGAAGTTTTTCAATACCGAATGTTAAATGAATACAATTCTGAAATTATTATGTCACCAATGGGGAATAAAATTGCGCGTTGGATCAAACCAGAAGATTTGGATGAGAATATGTCTTCCAGCCGTAATTTATTGGTGCGTGACCGTTTTGGCAATCCATTGTTCTTATTTGAAAATCAATTTGCGCTTCGTTGGTTTGCAGATAAATATCCGGATGTTGAGTTAACATCATTACTATAAACAATAAAAAAACAAGCCATTCTGTTTTAACTTAGAACGGTTTGTTTTTTTTATTGTGAAAATGATAAATACCCTTAAAGAGTGCTTGAAATAAAAGGTAGTAACCATTAAAGTTGAACTGTAGCTTTAATGGTCATAAACAAAAAAGATTATTCGTAAACAGGAATAGATAGTTCAACAATATGTGGTGCGTGTAAGATTTCAACATTATCTAATGTTGTTTCAAGTATATTTTCTAACGCAAAGCTAATTTCCGCATTTTTTATATTGCGTACTTTGTTTAATAAAAGAACATCTTTATGCGTTGGAGCACCTGAATAAATGACAGTAGTCGGACCTAGAGAAAAAACTTTCACAAAATTAGCATCAGTATTTTCTAGTTGTTCCATTACTAGTTCAGAATGATTATTTGTAACGTCTATTAGTTTCATAATCTTCCACCTCTTCTATACCGGTTAGGTTACAAATATTATATAATTAAAAGCACAACAATTCAAAACATTTTAACTCTTAAATAGCACTAATTGAGAAAAGATAACATTGATACTTCATAAGGAGGCTAGTTTTTGAATATTTATAAATATATAACTCGTTTGTCTAATCAATTTTCTTCCATTCAATTGATTGTACTGTATTATTTCATTGTCGTCATAGCTGCTAGTATCCTTTTAGCATTACCTATATTTAGAAATCCGGGGATGGAACTTTCTTTTATTGATTTGATTTTTACAGCTGTTAGTACTATTAGCGTAACAGGACTAACTACAATTAATTTAGGAGAAACTTATAATATTGCCGGTGTGATTCTTATGCAATTTTTATTTATGTTAGGAAGTTTAGGGGTAATGATGGTTTCGACTTCCTTTATGCTCATTAGAAGAAAAAAGGTTTCTTTGAAACAGCGACAACTTATCATGACAGATATGAATCAACCTAGGCTGAGTGGAACAGTTCGATTAATACGCAACACAGTGCTTATTATTTTAGGATTTGAGTTTATTGGTGGATTGATTTTAAGTACTTATTTTTTCCTTTTTTCAAACTGGCCACTAAAAGAAGTTTTATTCCAAGGATTTTTCACGAGTTTTTCAGCAGTTGCAAATGTCGGTGTAGACCTTACAGGGAAAGTACTGATTCCATTTCATGATGATTATTTTGTTCAATTCATTATTATGCTGTTAATCATCGTAGGTGGAATCGGTTTTCCGGTATTATTAGAAATAAAAGATTTTTTACAGTATCATAAAATGAAAAAAACATTGCCTTTTCGTTTTTCTTTATTTACTAAAATTACAGTCTTTTCCTTTTTTATTTTATTATTCGGTGGAGCGCTTTGTATTTGGTTGTTAGAATACAATCAATTTTTTAAAGGCATGTCGTTTACAGAAAGTGCTTTTTATTCTTTCTTTTATTCGGTAACTACTAGAAATGCAGGTCTTATGACTACATCGTTAGGCAATTTTAGTGAAGGAAGCTTGTTGCTGTTTTCTATTTTGATGTTCATTGGAGCAAGTCCTAGTTCTGTAGGTGGGGGAATACGAACCACTACGTTAGCAATTGTGATGGTTTACTTAATTTCTTTTATTAGAGGTCATGATCAAGTTTCGTTATTTAAGCGTCGCATTGAACGAGACGATGTGCAAAAATCCATTACGGTCTTTATTTTGTCTATGATTTTGTGTCTATTTAGTATCATGGTGTTAAGTGTTAGTGAATCACATGATCTGATCACGCTCATTGTAGAGGTGACTTCGGCGTTTGGAACAACCGGATTGTCATTAGGGATAACACCTACTCTTACAGTAGTAGGCAAATTGATTATTATTGTGTTAATGTTTATCGGAAGAATAGGAATGTTATATATGTTGATGCTGTTGGTTCCTAAACATAAAGCAGATAAAAATTATCATTACCCGACTGAAAAAATCATTATAGGATAAAATAAATAAAAAGAGCTCACGATCAAGATTTGATTACTTGATTGTGAGCTCTTCTCATTTTTTCAGCTCTATACTTTTTAGAGTTGATAGCTTGGTTAAATTAAGGACACGAAAGTTTTTGGAGGAATAGGGTTTGCTTGTAGCCATTCAAAGAATTCAATGCGAATTACAAAGCGTTGGTGCGTTAGCGGTTACGCTTTGTTTAAGGCTTGAAAGTCTGAAGACTATGAACTTTAGGCTTCAGGCGATTTCATGGCTCTCCACAAGCAAACCCGTTTATTCCAGAAGAAATTTTATTTTCTTCTATCAACACCATTTCCTAGGTGCAGAATCATTTTTTAGTTTAGGATTAAATTTCAGTATCTGGTTTCTCAATTTCTTCAACAGCAGATTCTGCTAAAGCAGTTTCTTTTGCTTCTACAATTAGATTCTTATCTTGATCTGTTTTTGCTACTAATTCTTTCACAGAAGGGTAATCAAGATAAAAATCAGCAATACGGTCTTCAATTTGTTCTTGAATGACACGACGTAAGGGACGAGCACCTAGTTTTGGATCATAGCCTAATTCGACTAATTTTTCTTTAGCAGACTGATCAACTTCTATGGATATACCTTGATGTTCGAGCATATCATTCACATCTGCTATCAATAAATCTACAATATACAGTAAGTTTTCTTTTGTAAGTGAGTTAAATTCGACGATGCCATCAAACCGGTTAATAAACTCGGGTTTGAAGTAATCCGTTAAATGATTTAAAACCGATTTTTGAGTACCAGAAGTGGCAGCACCAAAACCGACACTTGCTTCTACATTACCGGTACCCGCGTTACTTGTCATAATGATGATGGTATCTTTGAAGCTCACCGTACGTCCTTGAGCATCGGTCAATCTGCCATCGTCTAAAATCTGTAAGAACATATGCAAAACATCTGGATGAGCTTTCTCGATTTCATCTAATAAAATGAGACTATAAGGATTATGACGAACCTTTTCAGTCAATTGACCTGCTTCATCATAGCCAACGTATCCTGGAGGAGAACCAATCAATTTAGAGACACTATGCTTCTCCATATATTCACTCATATCAAAACGGATATAAGCTTCTTTACTACCGAAAAGTTCTAGCGCTAATTGTTTAGCTAATTCAGTTTTTCCGACTCCTGTAGGTCCAACAAAAAGGAAAGAACCGATTGGGCGATTTTTACTATTAAATCCTATTCGATTTCTGCGTATTGCTCTAGAAACTTTTTCAATTGCTTCATCTTGTCCAATAACGTGTTTCTTTAAATCTTCTCCTAGATTACGCAATTGTTCTTGTTCCTTTTCTTTTAATTCGCCTACTGGAATATTTGTTTTCATTTCAATGATTTCAATCATATCTTGTTCGGTTACAGTAGGTTCATCTGAATCTGGTTTTTGCTGATCACGCATAGTAGAGAATTTTTTAGCCTGATCACGATAAAAAGCAGCTTTTTCATAATCTTCTTGCTGTAAAGCTAATTGTTTTTGTTGAGCAGCTTCTGCGATTTTATCTTCTAGTTGTTTAGGATCAACAACTTGTATCGTTAAGTTCTTTTTAGAACCTGATTCATCTAGTAAATCGATTGCTTTATCTGGTAAAAACCGATCCTGAATATAACGATTAGAAAGATTTACGGCGCTTGTAATTGCTTCGTTTGTATAATGAACGTGATGATAATCTTCGTATTTTTTTTGCAGTCCTTTAAGAATGGTGATCGTCTCTTCAATAGACGGTTCGCTTACGCGTACAGGTTGCATACGACGTTCTAATGCAGCGTCTTTTTCAATTGTACGATATTCTCTTAAAGTAGTTGCTCCAACCATTTGCAATTCACCACGTGCAAGAGCGGGTTTAAGCATATTTCCAGCATCCATACTTCCTTCTGCGCTTCCGGCTCCAACAATTTCATGAACTTCGTCAATAAATAAAATAATTTGTGGATTTTTCTTCAATTCATCCATTAATTGTTGCATCCGCTCCTCGAATTGTCCACGAATACCAGTTCCTTGAACTAATGAAGCGACATCTAGACGAATAACTTCTTTACCTAATAATTTTTGAGGAACATCACCGTCAATAATTTTTTGTGCTAAGCCTTCTACAACAGCTGTTTTACCAACACCGGGTTCTCCAGTTAAGACAGGATTATTTTTAGTACGGCGGTTTAAAATTTCAATTACGCGTTCAATTTCCTTGTCACGTCCTATAACGGGATCAATAGCACCTGATCGAGCAGCTTCAGTTAAATTTGTTCCATATTCACCTAAAAGACCAGGTATCTTATTAATAGGTGGTTGTCCTCCAGAACCGTTTTGAGTCGGAGGGGCGTCAGGATTATTTTGTTGGAAATTATTGTTTTGTGCATGTTGCATTGAACGGAAAAATTGATCTAAGTTACCAAAACCAAATGGGTCTTGTGGTGTGCGGCTGTTTCTAATTTCTCCACGATTTTGTGCGTCTTTAATCAATTGGTAGCAATTTTGACAAACATCTAATTGACCTTTTTGGCCATTCATATTGGTATACAAATGGATAGTTGCTTCACGTTGGTTACAATTTTGACATAACATTTTAGCACAACCTTTCATATAATCGGTTAGTTAGGAAAACAAAAGATCAAAAAATTGACCATTACTGACCTTTCATGATTAGTATTATACACCGACTTTTTTTTGCTTTCAAGTAATTTACACTATAAATGTTTAGTATTTTCCATTAGACTATTAATATTCAAGAAAAAAAATAAAGCAAGGATGTTTTTAAAATGACAAAGGAAGAACTGCAAATGATGATGGACCAATTAGTTCAAGGTCAAGTCGACGATATAAAAATTGAAAAAAATGATTTTATGATTTTTCGTGAAATTTGGATCAATCATGAAAAAAAAGACCAGATTATTGGAGAAGCTCTACATAATGGAGTTATCATTTATCGGTATAGGTCAAACTAAAGAGCAGCAAAGCAAAATTAGGAAATAATAGTTGTTTAAATGAGCAAAAAATGGTATTCTAGTAAATTGTAAGGGCTGTATCAATTGTTTTACTGAAAAGAAATGTTATTGACAGTTAAAACTGGATGTAGTTCTCAAAAATAATATTTATTAAAGGGGATTTTTAATTATGGAAAAACGCGAATTTCATGTAGTAGCTGAAACAGGTATCCATGCACGTCCAGCAACATTATTAGTACAAACAGCAAGCAAATATAGCTCAGATATCAACTTAGAATACAAGGGTAAATCAGTAAACTTAAAATCAATCATGGGTGTTATGTCTTTAGGTGTTGGTCAAGGCGCTGAAGTAACTATCTCTGCTGATGGTTCAGATGAAGCTGAAGCTCTTTCAGGAATCGAAGAAACTATGAAGAAAGAAGGCTTAGCTGAATAATGGTTGAAAAATTAAAAGGGATCGCAGCAAGTGACGGTATTGCAGTAGCAAAAGCTTACTTACTAACTGAACCCGATTTAACTTTCAACAAAATTACAGTTGAGAACTCTGATTCAGAAATTGACCGCTTAAAATCGGCATTAAACGAAGCATCAAAAGAACTTGAGATCATTCGGTCTAAAGCAGCAGAATCTTTAGGTGAAGAAGAAGCCCAAGTTTTTGATGCTCATTTAATGGTTCTTTCTGATCCAGAATTAATCGGGAGTATCGAAAGCTCAATCGTCGACAACAAGATCAACGCAGAAAGCGGTTTAAAAGAAGTAACAGATATGTTTATTGGTATGTTTGAAGGCATGGAAGACAATCCTTATATGCAAGAACGTGCAGCCGATATCAAAGATGTTACTAAACGTGTATTGAGCCATTTGTTAGGTGTCAAACTTCCTAATCCTTCAATGATTGATGAAGAAGTAATTGTAGTTGCACATGACTTAACACCAAGTGATACGGCTCAATTAAACCGTCAATTTGTTAAAGCCTTTGTTACAGACATTGGTGGACGTACTTCACATTCAGCTATTATGGCTCGTTCGTTAGAAATTCCTGCAATTGTAGGAACGAAAGAAATCACTTCTTTTGTTAAAGAAGGAGATCTTATCATCATTGATGGTTTAGAAGGCGATGTAATCGTCCACCCTGAATCAACAGATGTTGCAACTTACGAAACAAAAGCTAAAGCTTTTGCTGATCAAAAAGCTGAGTGGGATAAATTAAAAGATGAACCAACAATAACTGCAGATGGAAAGCACATTGAACTAGCTGCAAATATTGGAACTCCAAAAGATTTAGTGGGTGTAAAAAGTAACGGTGGAGAAGCTGTTGGATTATACCGTACAGAATTCCTTTATATGGATTCACCTGATTTTCCTACAGAAGAAGCTCAGTTTGAAGCCTATAAAGAAGTTTTAGAAGGTATGGAAGGTAAAGCTGTTGTTGTCCGTACCATGGACATTGGTGGCGATAAAGAATTGCCTTACCTAACATTGCCACACGAAATGAATCCTTTCCTAGGGTACCGTGCCATTCGTATTTGTTTAGCACAACCGGACATGTTTAGAACGCAATTGCGTGCATTACTACGTGCGTCTGTTTTTGGACAATTACGTATTATGTTCCCAATGATTGCGACTTTGCAAGAATTCCGTCAAGCTAAAGAGATGCTTATGGAAGAAAAAGCTAAATTAGTAAGTGAAGGCGTAGATGTTTCAAATGATATCGAAGTTGGTATCATGATTGAAATTCCTGCAGCTGCTATTATTGCAGATAAATTTGCTAAAGAAGTTGATTTCTTCAGTATTGGTACAAATGATTTGATTCAATACACTATGGCTGCTGACCGTATGAACGAACGCGTTTCTTATCTGTACCAACCATATAACCCATCAATTTTACGTTTAATCAAAAATGTTATTGATGCTTCTCATAAAGAAGGAAAATGGACTGGTATGTGTGGAGAAATGGCTGGAGATCAAACTGCAGTGCCACTTCTTGTAGGCTTAGGACTAGACGAGTTTTCTATGAGTGCTTCAAGTATTCTTAAAACACGTAGTCTAATGAAACGTCTAGATACAAAACAAATGGCTGAGTTAGCTGATAAAGCAATCAATGATTGTGACACTGCTGATGAAGTTATAACACTTGTTGAAGCGTACACTAAATAAAGACAATTAAGCACAAGAATCTAATGGATTCTTGTGCTTTTTTTGTAATCATTCATCAAAATGACTGCGTTCTTCTTATTAGAACTGATATACTAGAATTAAATTAAGCTAAGGGAGAGGATGCAAATGACAAAAACTATCGGATTTATTGGAACTGGGGTTATGGGTTCTTCCATTGTCAAACACTTATTAGCAGCTGATTATGCTGTAACAGTGCATAACCGCACCAAAAGTAAAACGGATGAATTGATTCAATTAGGAGCTAAATGGGCTGATTCACCAGCTGAGGTAACGGCTAAGAGTGAAATTGTTTTTACAATTGTTGGGTATCCGCAAGATGTAGAACAAACTTATTTTGGTGAAAACGGAATTTTTACAACAGCAACCCAAAATCATATTTTAGTGGATATGACAACGAGTACACCTACATTAGCTCAAAAAGTGTATCAAGAAGGTAAAGAACGAGGAATTGAAGTTCTAGACGCTCCCGTATCTGGAGGAGATCTAGGCGCTAAGAATGGGACGTTGACCATTATGGTTGGTGGGGAAGAAAGAACGTATGAAAAAGTAAGACCTATTTTTAACGTATTTTCTGCTAAAGTAAATTTACAAGGTGGAGCGGGTAGTGGACAGCATACAAAAATGGCGAACCAGATTATGATTGCTGGCACAATGATGGGAATGGCAGAACTTTTAGCGTATGCTAATGCTGCAGATTTAGACCTTGAAAAAGTATTGGATACAGTTGGAGGAGGAAGCGCACAAAATTGGTCATTATCAAATTACGGACCAAGAATTCTTAAAGAAGATTACACAGCTGGTTTTTTTGTAAAACACTTTATCAAAGATTTGAAAATTGCATTGGATGAGTCTGAAAAGATGAATTTAGATTTGCCTTCTACACGTTTAGCTAAACAATTATATGAAGATTTAGCGCTAAAAGGCTTTGAAAATGATGGAACACAAGCGATTATTAAGTTATGGTGGACAGAAGGAAAACGCCAATAAAAAGTATGAAAAGAGAAATAAAAAAATACACCAGTCCTAAGCATCGATTGCTTATGGACTGGTGTACTTTTTTTTGCTTTATACTTTTTAGTGTGGATAGCTTAGTTAAATTGGTTACAGGATTCAGACGTTTCTGTGGCTCTCTACAAGAAAAATCGTCGATTCCAGAAGAAATTTTATTTTTTCTAGCATCACCATTTGACGAAGCGTTTTTTTGTGAAAATCTATACAGTTTTAGAATGAGAGAGTGTATAGCTCTTCAATCGCTTAACAGCTTCTACTAAGTTTTCCATGCTGGCAGCATAGCTTAGACGGATATAACCTTCACCTGCATCTCCAAAAGCTGAACCTGGGATTAAAGCTAGCTTATTTTTTTCAGCTAAATCCACACAAAAATCCATGCTATTTTGGATGTACTCTTTCGGAATTTTTGCAAAAAGATAAAAAGCACCATTAGGACGTGCTACTTCAAATCCTAATTGAATCAATTCTTCATAAAGGTAATCTCTTCTCTTCTGATATTCTTTTTTCATAGGAAGAGCATCATCTATTCCAACAGTTAAAGCAGCTAAAGCAGCTTTTTGAGAAATTGAAGTGGCACATGTAACTAAATATTGGTGTACTTTAATAATTTGTGCAGTAAGTTCTTTTGGTGCAAAGATAAACCCGATTCTCCAACCGGTCATTGCATGTGACTTTGAAAGACCATTAATGAGAATCGTTTGTTCTCTTAAGTACTCGGCGATAGAGACATGCTCATTGTCGTAAGTTAACTCGCTATATATTTCATCGCTTATAACAAATAAACCGTGTTTTTTCAGGACTTCAGCTAGAGCTTTGACTTCTTCACGCGTGTAAGTTACACCTGTTGGATTAGTTGGATAATTTAAAATAATGGCTTTTACAGAGCTGCCATGTTCGATCATTGTATCCTCAATCATCTGAGGAGTTAAGACAAAACCATTTACGCTCGTGTCTATAAAAATAGGTGTTGCTTGGCTTAAAGTAATCAAGGGTTCATAGCCAGGAAATATTGGGGAAGGTACCAATATTTTATCACCTGGGTTTAAAATAGCTAATAAAGAAGCGGAGATGGCTTCAGTAGCACCAATGGTTACTAAAATTTCATTTATAGGATCGTAAGAAAGAGAATATTTCTTTTTAAGAAACTCAGAAGCTGCCCCTCGTAGCTGAATAGCACCAGCCATACCTGTATAATGGGACTCATTATTATTAATAGCTTCTATAGCGGCTTCTTTAATGTGATCGGGTGTATTGAAGTCTGGTGCTCCTAAAGTCAATTTAAGCATGCCTTCTATTGGCGACACACGTTCATCGAATTTACGGATATCTGAAACTTCGATTTTATAGATTTGATCGTTAAAACGTTCTTGTAATGGATTCATTAATTTGGCACCCCCTTGTGATAATGTATTTCAATTATATTAACATAAGTTCTATTAAAGATTCGACATTTTTTGTGCAAAGATTATTTTTTTTATGAAAATAGAGTGAGTTTAATGTCTTTTATATAAAATTCTGGTAGAATGATTACTGAGTTAAGTTTGAAAGGGGCACGAAACTATGACAACTTCACAATTAGTAGGAATTATTCGCCGATTGGAAGCTATGCTAGAAGATACAGAAAGTGAAGTTCAAGTTCGTCGATTTGAAAAAGAAGGAAACGAACGTTGTGTTATTACGTATGATGCAAAATCTGAAACATTTGAATTATTAGAAACTTCTACTCAGCAAGTTTATCAATTTGATGATGTAGACTTAGTTGCTATGGAAATATTTGAATTACTTCAAGATTAAAATAGCCTGTTAAAGATATACAAAAAAGTTCTTTCAAGAATTTTTTTGTATGTCTTTTTTTTATTTGTTTTCGAGCTAGTATTTTTTTTGATATTCGTTATACTAGAAATATGTATAATTAGAAAAAAGTGAGATAGAGATTGCTTAAACCTCATATTAACAGGAAATAATTTAGTTGGAAAAGGAGATATACAATGAAAAACCATTTGCAAATAGGGATCTTAGGTTTTGGAACGGTTGGAAGTGGTGTGTTGCGTATATTGAAACATCATGAACCAAAATTAAATCAAGTGACCGGTGTTTCTTTAAGAGTAAAAAAAGTTTTAGTGCGCGATATTGATAAAAAACGAGGCGCAATTGCTGAGGGCATTGAGTTGACTTTGGATGTCGATGAGATTATAAATGACCCAGAAATAGATATTGTAGTAGAAGTTATGGGAAGTATCGATGAAGCAAAAAACTACATTAAAAAAGCGTTGAAAGCTGGAAAGCATGTTGTCACAGCCAATAAAGATCTGATTGCGTTGCACGGAAATGAATTGGTGGCATTAGCAAAAGAAAATCAGTGTGATTTATATTATGAAGCTAGTGTTGCTGGTGGAATTCCAATTTTACGTACGATAGTAGATAGTCTAGCTTCAGATGATATCCAAAAAGTTTTTGGAATTGTTAATGGAACAACGAATTTTATTTTGTCAAAAATGACGAGTGAAGGAAAAACGTATGAAGCAGCTCTAAAAGAAGCTCAAGAATTAGGTTTTGCAGAAAGCGATCCAACAAATGATGTTGATGGAATAGATGCTGCACGTAAAATGGTTATATTGACGCGTTTAGCTTTTGGTATGAATGTCGAATTAGATCAAATTGAAACAAAAGGAATTCGAGATTTACAACAAGAAGACATTCAAATGGCTGAAAAATTAGGCTATAAAATCAAA
Proteins encoded in this window:
- a CDS encoding peptide chain release factor 3, whose amino-acid sequence is MESYLKDEVESRKTFAIISHPDAGKTTITEQLLLFGGAIRQAGTVKGKKSGKFAKSDWMEIEKQRGISVTSSVMQFDYKDKRINILDTPGHEDFSEDTYRTLMAVDSAVMVIDSAKGIEPQTKKLFKVCRMRGIPIFTFINKLDRDGREPLDLLEELEEVLEIDSYPMNWPIGMGKGLLGLYDNYNKTIEVHRPEINGLNGQKVIKLNKDGEIEGDHPLKDSSLYTQALEDIELLNEAGNEFSEEKIAAGKLTPVFFGSALTNFGVETFLNTFINFAPSPTAHTATDGEKIEPTTNEFSGFIFKIQANMNPAHRDRIAFVRICSGIFDRGIDVTLARTNKKMKLSNSTQFMAETREVVQHAVAGDIIGLYDTGNFQIGDTIFEGKLNVEYEKLPQFTPEMFMKVQAKNVMKQKSFHKGVQQLVQEGAIQLYKTFHTEDYIVGAVGQLQFEVFQYRMLNEYNSEIIMSPMGNKIARWIKPEDLDENMSSSRNLLVRDRFGNPLFLFENQFALRWFADKYPDVELTSLL
- a CDS encoding DUF1827 family protein, whose product is MKLIDVTNNHSELVMEQLENTDANFVKVFSLGPTTVIYSGAPTHKDVLLLNKVRNIKNAEISFALENILETTLDNVEILHAPHIVELSIPVYE
- a CDS encoding TrkH family potassium uptake protein, whose translation is MNIYKYITRLSNQFSSIQLIVLYYFIVVIAASILLALPIFRNPGMELSFIDLIFTAVSTISVTGLTTINLGETYNIAGVILMQFLFMLGSLGVMMVSTSFMLIRRKKVSLKQRQLIMTDMNQPRLSGTVRLIRNTVLIILGFEFIGGLILSTYFFLFSNWPLKEVLFQGFFTSFSAVANVGVDLTGKVLIPFHDDYFVQFIIMLLIIVGGIGFPVLLEIKDFLQYHKMKKTLPFRFSLFTKITVFSFFILLFGGALCIWLLEYNQFFKGMSFTESAFYSFFYSVTTRNAGLMTTSLGNFSEGSLLLFSILMFIGASPSSVGGGIRTTTLAIVMVYLISFIRGHDQVSLFKRRIERDDVQKSITVFILSMILCLFSIMVLSVSESHDLITLIVEVTSAFGTTGLSLGITPTLTVVGKLIIIVLMFIGRIGMLYMLMLLVPKHKADKNYHYPTEKIIIG
- a CDS encoding ATP-dependent Clp protease ATP-binding subunit gives rise to the protein MLCQNCNQREATIHLYTNMNGQKGQLDVCQNCYQLIKDAQNRGEIRNSRTPQDPFGFGNLDQFFRSMQHAQNNNFQQNNPDAPPTQNGSGGQPPINKIPGLLGEYGTNLTEAARSGAIDPVIGRDKEIERVIEILNRRTKNNPVLTGEPGVGKTAVVEGLAQKIIDGDVPQKLLGKEVIRLDVASLVQGTGIRGQFEERMQQLMDELKKNPQIILFIDEVHEIVGAGSAEGSMDAGNMLKPALARGELQMVGATTLREYRTIEKDAALERRMQPVRVSEPSIEETITILKGLQKKYEDYHHVHYTNEAITSAVNLSNRYIQDRFLPDKAIDLLDESGSKKNLTIQVVDPKQLEDKIAEAAQQKQLALQQEDYEKAAFYRDQAKKFSTMRDQQKPDSDEPTVTEQDMIEIIEMKTNIPVGELKEKEQEQLRNLGEDLKKHVIGQDEAIEKVSRAIRRNRIGFNSKNRPIGSFLFVGPTGVGKTELAKQLALELFGSKEAYIRFDMSEYMEKHSVSKLIGSPPGYVGYDEAGQLTEKVRHNPYSLILLDEIEKAHPDVLHMFLQILDDGRLTDAQGRTVSFKDTIIIMTSNAGTGNVEASVGFGAATSGTQKSVLNHLTDYFKPEFINRFDGIVEFNSLTKENLLYIVDLLIADVNDMLEHQGISIEVDQSAKEKLVELGYDPKLGARPLRRVIQEQIEDRIADFYLDYPSVKELVAKTDQDKNLIVEAKETALAESAVEEIEKPDTEI
- a CDS encoding phosphocarrier protein HPr, with the protein product MEKREFHVVAETGIHARPATLLVQTASKYSSDINLEYKGKSVNLKSIMGVMSLGVGQGAEVTISADGSDEAEALSGIEETMKKEGLAE
- the ptsP gene encoding phosphoenolpyruvate--protein phosphotransferase, with protein sequence MVEKLKGIAASDGIAVAKAYLLTEPDLTFNKITVENSDSEIDRLKSALNEASKELEIIRSKAAESLGEEEAQVFDAHLMVLSDPELIGSIESSIVDNKINAESGLKEVTDMFIGMFEGMEDNPYMQERAADIKDVTKRVLSHLLGVKLPNPSMIDEEVIVVAHDLTPSDTAQLNRQFVKAFVTDIGGRTSHSAIMARSLEIPAIVGTKEITSFVKEGDLIIIDGLEGDVIVHPESTDVATYETKAKAFADQKAEWDKLKDEPTITADGKHIELAANIGTPKDLVGVKSNGGEAVGLYRTEFLYMDSPDFPTEEAQFEAYKEVLEGMEGKAVVVRTMDIGGDKELPYLTLPHEMNPFLGYRAIRICLAQPDMFRTQLRALLRASVFGQLRIMFPMIATLQEFRQAKEMLMEEKAKLVSEGVDVSNDIEVGIMIEIPAAAIIADKFAKEVDFFSIGTNDLIQYTMAADRMNERVSYLYQPYNPSILRLIKNVIDASHKEGKWTGMCGEMAGDQTAVPLLVGLGLDEFSMSASSILKTRSLMKRLDTKQMAELADKAINDCDTADEVITLVEAYTK
- a CDS encoding NAD(P)-dependent oxidoreductase produces the protein MTKTIGFIGTGVMGSSIVKHLLAADYAVTVHNRTKSKTDELIQLGAKWADSPAEVTAKSEIVFTIVGYPQDVEQTYFGENGIFTTATQNHILVDMTTSTPTLAQKVYQEGKERGIEVLDAPVSGGDLGAKNGTLTIMVGGEERTYEKVRPIFNVFSAKVNLQGGAGSGQHTKMANQIMIAGTMMGMAELLAYANAADLDLEKVLDTVGGGSAQNWSLSNYGPRILKEDYTAGFFVKHFIKDLKIALDESEKMNLDLPSTRLAKQLYEDLALKGFENDGTQAIIKLWWTEGKRQ